ATGAAAGCGAAAAACGATTCCGTCATCGCGAGGAGCGGCAGCGACGCGGCGATCTGTAGAGCCTCCATGCTACTCTGTGCAATTTTTTCATTCCCGCTGCGAACGCAGGCGGCAATTTCAGAAGCATCGGCCGTTCGTTCCTGCGAATGACAGGATAGTAAGCTGTGAGTCAGGAATCCAGCTGCCCGGTTCCAGCGGCTGTAAGCGAAAATTGGCAGGAATATCTTCCCTCCTATCGAATATACTCTATTATATGGGATGCATATTTCCCAAGGAGGACCAATTCATGGAGCAGCAGCTAATCATCGCCGTTGATCCCGGCAGAGAAAAATGCGGGGTAGCGGTTGTACATAAAACAAACGGCGCCCTGTGGCGGCAAGTCGTGGCAGCCGTCGCCATGGCGGATACGGTAAGCCGTCTGGCCGCCCAATACGCGATTTCCACCGTCGTCCTGGGCGATCGGACCACCAGCCGCCAGGCGGCCGGAAAATTAGCCGGTATCCTGGTCAACGGCGGCCCCCTGACCGTCATCCCCGTAGACGAACACCGTTCCACCGACGCAGCCCGCCAGCGCTACTGGCGGGAAAATCCTCCCCGCGGCTTGAAACGGCTGATCCCCGTGACCATGCAGGTGCCGCCGGTACCGGTAGACGACTATGTAGCCGTCATCCTGGCCGAGCGTTACTTTGGGCGGTGAGTATGGGCTGTTGGCTGTTGGCTATTGGCTATGAGCCATGAGCTGTTGGCTATGGGCTATGGTATGGGCTGTGAGCTAATCGCCAACAACCAACAACAGAAAGGAATCACTATG
The genomic region above belongs to Veillonellales bacterium and contains:
- a CDS encoding resolvase, translated to MEQQLIIAVDPGREKCGVAVVHKTNGALWRQVVAAVAMADTVSRLAAQYAISTVVLGDRTTSRQAAGKLAGILVNGGPLTVIPVDEHRSTDAARQRYWRENPPRGLKRLIPVTMQVPPVPVDDYVAVILAERYFGR